One window of Dendropsophus ebraccatus isolate aDenEbr1 chromosome 13, aDenEbr1.pat, whole genome shotgun sequence genomic DNA carries:
- the FBXO33 gene encoding F-box only protein 33 has translation MALCGDVGASSLPSELVVHIFSFLPAPDRLRASAACSHWRECLFYPALWPELRLSLRVSLAERPRLEFLMRKCGCFVRELRVEFAAENYLSGSTEAGGASPPSCSVQDPGDGDGQPSGRWLEVLRTYLELVLCVLSSIRGNRNLQKLSLFGDISILQQNGSLTSTYLNKVDPGGKKMRQIQQLFEEILANSRQLKWLSCGFMLEIVTPTSLASLSNPVASSIEHLSILDNHTSANTTLVTAIELERFINLRSLALDFCDFTAEMTRVLANNTHVPLHRLSLLVHNTSLKSRTLDKMPEDEDWSALTRNSANLRVYMMAFDVKSDDMLRILKPSIPLERIHFDSYITCVSGAVVDLISRQYDTFLTHFILMNDVNDMSGFPDLSDNRNEDPLVLLAWRCMRLSLLAIHGYTVWAHNLIAIARLRGPDLKVLEVTEESIDFDQSELEDQDVDPVHNLIEQVSIGLARPWRAVMDIELLSVFTEPTRHFYREMQNFSEGI, from the exons ATGGCTCTGTGCGGGGATGTGGGAGCCTCGTCCCTCCCCAGCGAGCTGGTCGTGCACATCTTCTCGTTCCTCCCGGCGCCGGACCGGCTGCGGGCCTCGGCCGCCTGCTCTCACTGGCGGGAGTGTCTCTTCTACCCGGCGCTGTGGCCGGAGCTGCGGCTGAGCCTGCGGGTGTCCCTGGCCGAGCGGCCGCGCCTCGAGTTCCTGATGCGGAAGTGCGGCTGCTTCGTCCGGGAGCTGCGGGTGGAATTCGCGGCCGAGAACTACCTGTCCGGCTCTACGGAGGCCGGCGGcgcctctcccccctcctgctcGGTGCAGGACCCCGGGGACGGAGACGGGCAGCCCTCGGGACGGTGGCTGGAGGTGCTGAGGACCTACCTGGAGCTGGTGCTGTGTGTGCTGAGCAGTATCCGCGGCAACCG gaatcttCAGAAGTTGAGTCTCTTTGGGGACATCAGTATCTTGCAGCAGAACGGCTCCTTGACAAGCACTTACCTGAATAAGGTGGATCCGGGCGGCAAGAAGATGCGGCA AATCCAGCAGTTGTTTGAGGAGATCTTGGCGAATAGTCGGCAGCTGAAGTGGCTTTCCTGCGGGTTCATGCTGGAGATCGTGACGCCGACCTCCCTGGCCTCCTTGTCCAatccggtggccagttccataGAGCACCTGAGCATACTGGACAACCACACCTCGGCCAACACCACGCTGGTGACGGCCATCGAGCTCGAGCGCTTCATCAACCTGCGCTCTCTGGCTCTGGACTTCTGCGACTTCACGGCGGAAATGACGCGAGTGTTGGCGAACAATACCCACGTGCCTTTGCATCGACTCTCTCTCCTTGTCCATAACACTTCCCTGAAGAGCAGAACCCTGGACAAGATGCCGGAGGACGAGGACTGGAGCGCCCTGACCCGGAACAGCGCCAACCTCCGGGTCTACATGATGGCGTTTGACGTGAAGAGCGACGACATGTTACGAATACTCAAGCCCAGCATACCGCTCGAGAGGATTCACTTTGACAGCTACATCACGTGCGTGTCCGGGGCGGTGGTGGACCTCATCTCCCGGCAGTACGACACATTCCTCACACATTTCATCCTCATGAACGACGTCAACGACATGTCCGGCTTCCCCGATCTCAGCGACAATAGGAACGAAGACCCTCTGGTTCTCTTGGCCTGGAGGTGCATGAGGCTGTCCCTGCTGGCTATCCACG gTTACACCGTCTGGGCCCACAACCTGATCGCCATCGCCCGTCTCCGAGGTCCTGACCTGAAAGTCCTGGAGGTGACGGAAGAAAGCATAGACTTTGACCAAAGCGAGCTGGAAGACCAAGACGTGGACCCAGTGCACAACCTCATAGAGCAGGTGTCCATTGGGCTGGCCCGGCCCTGGCGCGCCGTCATGGATATCGAACTGCTCAGCGTATTCACCGAGCCGACTCGTCACTTTTACCGAGAGATGCAAAACTTCAGTGAAGGCatttaa